In a single window of the Bdellovibrionota bacterium genome:
- a CDS encoding Hpt domain-containing protein, with amino-acid sequence MSIDDLLKELQQEYIQGIPEKIQELKEFSQKNDLENLINSFHKLKGSGKTYGLEEVSIFGQFFEIWMRDKKEKVLPFMPKAIEILERINASRIQGKPYSLDTDQEYQKLLSLK; translated from the coding sequence ATGAGCATAGACGATCTTCTTAAGGAATTGCAGCAAGAGTATATCCAAGGCATACCCGAAAAAATCCAAGAGCTAAAAGAATTTAGTCAAAAAAATGATTTAGAGAACCTCATCAATTCATTTCACAAGCTTAAAGGTTCTGGAAAAACTTATGGCTTAGAAGAAGTTTCTATATTTGGACAATTTTTTGAAATTTGGATGAGAGATAAAAAAGAAAAAGTTCTTCCATTTATGCCCAAAGCAATTGAAATCTTAGAGAGAATCAATGCCTCTAGAATTCAAGGAAAACCCTATTCTCTGGATACAGATCAAGAGTATCAAAAATTATTATCTTTAAAGTAA
- a CDS encoding lysophospholipid acyltransferase family protein: MKTWSYENEQWTQLPIYLRHLPLITRHFDIFSLIIRSIWSNFLKYIFFRFYLFLRVKGDFHSIYKNHPRLLIISNHGSHLDAISIAAAIPFRYWLNLYFAAAKDYFFANFWMTYFSKHCIGAIPVDRKSRNGEAVKICLTLLEKLNRCWLVMFPEGTRTKDGKIHPFKRGISMFSTKTNTPILFLFIENNYGLWPRGQAFAKPGILTVHVGPVQEPADVDVIYNNYKKWVNTIKPDQFAE; encoded by the coding sequence ATGAAAACCTGGAGTTATGAAAATGAGCAATGGACACAGTTGCCGATATATTTACGGCACTTACCGCTCATTACACGTCACTTTGATATTTTCAGTCTTATCATCAGAAGCATTTGGTCTAATTTTCTAAAATATATTTTCTTTAGATTTTATCTATTTTTGAGAGTTAAAGGTGATTTTCATTCTATTTATAAAAACCATCCTAGACTTCTTATCATCTCCAATCACGGAAGCCATTTAGATGCCATCAGCATCGCGGCCGCAATTCCCTTCAGATACTGGTTGAATCTTTATTTTGCTGCCGCTAAAGACTATTTCTTTGCCAATTTTTGGATGACATACTTTTCAAAGCATTGCATTGGAGCTATCCCCGTTGATCGCAAAAGTAGAAATGGAGAAGCCGTAAAAATTTGTCTTACTCTTTTAGAAAAATTAAATCGCTGTTGGCTCGTGATGTTTCCTGAGGGAACAAGAACAAAGGACGGGAAAATTCATCCTTTCAAGCGCGGTATAAGCATGTTTTCAACAAAGACAAATACACCAATTTTATTTTTATTTATCGAAAACAATTATGGACTGTGGCCAAGAGGACAAGCCTTTGCTAAGCCTGGTATTCTGACTGTACACGTAGGTCCGGTTCAAGAACCTGCAGACGTAGACGTTATTTATAATAACTATAAGAAATGGGTTAATACTATAAAGCCAGACCAATTTGCGGAGTAA
- a CDS encoding response regulator yields MRILLAEDDSNISMIAKITLERIGKHQVVIVANGKDALDCASKEKFDLILLDGMMPVMDGVTVLKNLKITNLSHIPVIFLSAKSQEADIKEVLELGAIGYIQKPFEPKTLCEQINQMLAKKVA; encoded by the coding sequence ATGAGAATCTTACTTGCTGAAGATGATTCAAACATTTCAATGATCGCCAAAATCACTTTGGAAAGAATTGGTAAGCACCAAGTTGTTATTGTTGCCAACGGCAAAGATGCGCTCGATTGCGCCTCGAAAGAAAAATTTGATCTTATTCTTCTTGATGGAATGATGCCCGTAATGGATGGAGTGACTGTCCTTAAAAATTTAAAAATAACAAATTTATCTCACATCCCCGTTATTTTCTTGAGTGCCAAGTCTCAGGAAGCAGATATCAAAGAAGTTTTAGAGCTTGGAGCTATTGGCTATATTCAAAAACCTTTTGAACCAAAAACACTGTGCGAACAAATCAATCAGATGCTGGCGAAGAAGGTGGCTTAG
- a CDS encoding phosphatidate cytidylyltransferase, with translation MAIILLVFLGTIGIILFPLRKKNTHLSAAWASLQSWLFFAPVLFLMLAAGDPWPLIGITFISLLCAKEFFQLTGMYHRSVFIWTTYLSIIAMAFAIYKNYTLIYAVMPMIFLGLISLIPIALNDAKNMLQYIALSLLCMIFFGWAFLHTAWIVKIPSGAFFLIYIILLTELCDNVALAVSRLFGKKKIVDQITPNRTLEGVIISFAATLGAAYGLRILLPEAIQINWWIYGLTAALVGSTGDLILAVIRRDLGVKDYGIFILGRGGLLDRMDRLIFVAPIYYYLIQYF, from the coding sequence ATGGCTATAATTTTACTCGTCTTTTTGGGAACGATAGGAATTATTCTTTTTCCTTTAAGAAAAAAAAATACACATCTTTCAGCCGCATGGGCTTCGCTCCAAAGCTGGTTATTTTTTGCTCCGGTATTATTTTTAATGTTGGCCGCAGGTGATCCTTGGCCTTTGATTGGTATTACTTTTATTAGCTTACTTTGCGCCAAAGAATTTTTTCAACTGACGGGCATGTATCACCGTAGTGTTTTCATTTGGACAACGTATCTTTCAATTATCGCCATGGCATTTGCAATTTATAAGAACTACACTTTGATTTATGCTGTGATGCCAATGATCTTTTTGGGTTTAATTTCTTTGATTCCAATTGCCTTAAACGATGCCAAGAACATGCTTCAATATATTGCGCTAAGCTTACTCTGTATGATCTTCTTTGGCTGGGCATTCTTGCATACCGCTTGGATTGTAAAAATCCCGTCGGGCGCATTTTTCCTAATCTACATTATTCTTCTGACCGAACTTTGCGATAATGTAGCCCTTGCCGTGAGCAGACTCTTTGGAAAGAAAAAAATTGTAGACCAAATTACGCCGAACAGAACTCTAGAAGGCGTAATCATTTCTTTTGCTGCAACTCTTGGTGCGGCCTACGGATTGAGAATTTTACTTCCTGAAGCAATACAAATAAATTGGTGGATCTATGGTTTAACTGCGGCTCTGGTAGGAAGCACTGGAGATTTAATTCTGGCTGTTATTCGCAGAGACCTAGGCGTAAAAGATTATGGAATTTTTATTTTAGGTCGCGGTGGACTTTTAGACCGAATGGATAGATTAATTTTTGTTGCACCAATTTACTATTATTTGATTCAGTATTTCTAA
- the serA gene encoding phosphoglycerate dehydrogenase: MAQTKILLLENVHPVATDKLKDAGFHVVNESASLSEADLLKVIQNFDVLGIRSKTNLSANFFDKAQHLLTVGAFCIGTNQIDLVKANKVGIPVFNAPYSNTRSVAEMVIGQMISLARNLGDRNMQAHQGKWNKSANGCFEVRGKVLGIVGYGHIGSQLSVLAESLGLHVIYYDVVKKLPLGNSRASDSLQELLKYSDFVSLHVPETPQTKNMISQKELSQMKKGAFLINASRGTVVDIPAVVDSLKSKHLGGLAVDVFPYEPQSNTETFETPLRGLSNVILSPHIAGSTEEAQEAIGVEVADSFIKMIKNGSTTGSVNFPNVDLPIHEKTVRLLNVHRNVPGVLKDINEIVAQAGANISAQYLSTDSEIGYLVMDLENAKAQDTADRISKLKTNIKTRII, from the coding sequence ATGGCCCAAACTAAAATTTTATTACTAGAAAATGTTCATCCCGTCGCAACAGACAAGCTCAAAGACGCTGGCTTTCATGTGGTCAACGAAAGCGCTTCACTCTCAGAAGCAGATTTACTCAAAGTGATTCAGAATTTTGATGTGCTGGGGATTAGATCAAAGACGAATTTATCTGCAAATTTCTTTGATAAGGCTCAGCATTTGTTAACAGTAGGGGCTTTTTGTATAGGAACCAATCAAATAGATCTTGTTAAAGCCAATAAAGTGGGCATTCCTGTTTTTAATGCGCCTTACAGCAATACTAGAAGTGTGGCTGAGATGGTGATCGGGCAGATGATTTCTTTGGCAAGAAATCTTGGTGATCGCAACATGCAGGCTCATCAAGGTAAATGGAATAAGAGTGCCAATGGTTGTTTCGAAGTTCGTGGAAAAGTTTTAGGGATTGTGGGATATGGACACATCGGCAGTCAGTTGAGTGTTCTCGCAGAGTCACTGGGACTTCATGTGATTTATTATGATGTTGTTAAAAAGCTTCCGCTTGGTAATTCTAGAGCTTCAGATAGCTTGCAAGAATTACTAAAATACTCTGATTTTGTTTCCTTGCATGTTCCGGAAACTCCGCAAACTAAAAATATGATTTCTCAAAAAGAATTAAGCCAAATGAAAAAAGGTGCATTCCTAATCAATGCAAGTCGCGGAACTGTAGTGGATATTCCGGCTGTTGTAGATTCGTTGAAGAGTAAGCATCTTGGTGGATTGGCAGTGGATGTATTTCCATACGAACCACAGAGCAATACTGAAACATTTGAAACTCCACTCAGAGGTTTATCAAATGTCATTTTGTCTCCGCATATTGCGGGAAGCACGGAAGAGGCTCAAGAGGCCATCGGTGTTGAGGTTGCGGATAGCTTTATTAAAATGATTAAAAACGGAAGCACAACAGGATCTGTGAATTTCCCCAATGTAGATTTACCAATTCATGAAAAAACGGTTCGTCTTTTAAACGTTCATAGAAACGTTCCTGGAGTATTAAAGGATATTAACGAAATCGTGGCGCAAGCAGGGGCCAATATTTCTGCTCAATATCTCTCTACTGATTCTGAGATTGGTTACTTGGTGATGGATTTAGAAAATGCCAAAGCACAAGATACAGCGGATAGAATTTCTAAGCTAAAAACGAATATTAAAACCAGAATAATCTAA
- a CDS encoding HAMP domain-containing sensor histidine kinase: MRTNQSDAGEEGGLGMKPIRLKLNLIILALGVVSLGLAYVGFHIYSQIELTHKAMHMTIEARQLLENLPNKKISDEYTKILQEFRASLYPEQRKVLFSDIIQAYTSNKKNLLSNRIDNYYEQEKVHYKNMKAQLAYYEKKLIFYSIVLFCSVLGLLVTLKLFTQSQIFVPLQSTTNRMADFLNGKYSYNFDSPDENEMGELQATFNSMAQEVLKNMEELKALDSAKSDFLNIASHELRTPMTSIKGSLSLISSGVMGDVSDEILNLIRIAELETDRLVRLINDILDMAKIDARKLPLKLTWTPLHELLDKTVMSLQGLAQTFDVKIVKQDFENIAINVDADRIQQVITNLVSNAVKFSPKNNMVELLVDVKANAPVKIMVKDHGKGMTPQEKSILFQKFRQVSSPDNPLVKGTGLGLAIAKALVEEHNGQIDVTTKPNEGSTFYFTIPEWKHLESISQEKLAA, encoded by the coding sequence GTGCGAACAAATCAATCAGATGCTGGCGAAGAAGGTGGCTTAGGCATGAAACCGATCAGGCTAAAATTAAATCTAATAATTTTGGCCTTAGGAGTGGTGTCACTCGGATTGGCATACGTCGGTTTTCATATTTATAGTCAAATTGAGCTCACCCACAAGGCCATGCATATGACTATCGAAGCACGACAGCTTTTGGAAAATCTTCCAAATAAAAAAATCAGTGATGAATATACAAAAATTCTTCAAGAATTCAGAGCAAGCCTGTATCCAGAGCAAAGAAAAGTTTTATTCAGCGATATTATTCAGGCCTATACAAGCAACAAGAAGAATTTACTGTCTAATCGTATAGACAATTATTATGAACAAGAAAAAGTTCACTACAAGAACATGAAAGCACAGTTGGCATATTATGAAAAAAAGTTGATTTTTTACTCTATAGTTCTTTTCTGCTCAGTCCTGGGACTTTTAGTGACATTAAAGTTATTTACGCAAAGCCAGATTTTTGTACCTTTACAAAGCACTACCAATCGCATGGCAGATTTTCTCAATGGCAAATACTCTTACAACTTTGACAGTCCCGATGAAAACGAAATGGGTGAGCTCCAAGCCACTTTCAACTCTATGGCACAGGAAGTTTTGAAAAACATGGAAGAGTTAAAAGCTTTGGATTCTGCAAAGTCAGACTTCTTAAATATTGCTTCCCATGAACTCAGAACTCCAATGACGTCGATCAAAGGATCTCTTAGCCTTATTTCTAGTGGCGTGATGGGCGATGTCTCCGATGAAATTTTAAATTTAATTAGAATTGCAGAATTAGAGACTGATCGCCTTGTCCGACTCATCAACGACATCTTAGACATGGCAAAAATCGATGCTAGAAAGTTACCGCTAAAATTAACTTGGACTCCCCTTCACGAATTACTAGATAAAACAGTCATGAGCTTGCAAGGTCTGGCTCAAACTTTTGATGTTAAAATTGTAAAACAAGATTTTGAAAATATCGCTATCAATGTAGACGCTGATAGGATTCAGCAAGTGATTACGAACTTAGTTTCGAATGCTGTTAAATTTTCGCCAAAGAACAACATGGTTGAACTCCTTGTAGATGTAAAGGCTAACGCACCTGTAAAGATCATGGTGAAAGACCACGGAAAAGGGATGACTCCTCAAGAGAAATCTATACTTTTCCAAAAATTCCGCCAAGTTTCTAGTCCCGACAATCCTCTCGTCAAAGGCACAGGCTTGGGCCTAGCTATCGCTAAAGCGCTAGTCGAAGAACACAATGGGCAGATCGATGTAACTACAAAACCTAACGAAGGAAGCACTTTTTACTTCACAATACCCGAGTGGAAACATCTAGAGAGTATAAGTCAGGAGAAATTGGCAGCATGA
- a CDS encoding GNAT family N-acetyltransferase codes for MDEIQIIPYNEELKKHFEKLNREWLERYFTVESVDEEIFKEPKKDIIDKGGYIYFALKGSEVVGTCALFKKHEGFELAKMAVTDKYQGLGIGRKLLEACLNKAQSVGAKHVELGSHKKLGPAIHLYKKLGFKEIPMSEEYKKKYARCNIQMVYEF; via the coding sequence ATGGACGAAATACAAATCATACCTTACAACGAAGAACTCAAAAAACATTTTGAAAAACTCAATCGCGAATGGCTAGAAAGATATTTTACAGTTGAATCTGTTGACGAAGAAATTTTCAAAGAACCCAAAAAAGACATTATCGATAAAGGCGGATATATTTATTTTGCTCTTAAAGGCTCAGAAGTCGTAGGAACCTGTGCTCTTTTTAAAAAGCACGAAGGTTTTGAGCTCGCAAAGATGGCTGTGACCGATAAATATCAAGGCTTAGGAATCGGTAGAAAACTTCTAGAGGCATGTCTAAATAAAGCTCAAAGTGTTGGTGCAAAGCATGTAGAGCTTGGCAGTCACAAGAAACTCGGGCCCGCGATTCATCTTTATAAAAAATTAGGTTTTAAAGAAATTCCAATGAGTGAAGAATACAAAAAAAAATACGCTCGCTGCAATATTCAAATGGTCTACGAGTTTTAA
- a CDS encoding sigma-54 dependent transcriptional regulator, with amino-acid sequence MSKTWKVLLVDDDPLISDSLQMILPDTWNLTTCQTIEHIPQENFQAAFVDMHLTGHGRAPEGLDVIKSLSQKHPHLEIIAISGDLNRKLMEQCLKVGATRFLAKPFSKEEIKAVLDKIEALHLLHQVAFRQTKKKYWLGTSTSAQNLKKQVAHLRGEPGPILIEGESGTGKEITVQMIADQDSGRPFVAVNIAAISETLFESELFGHVKGSFTGADQNKMGLAEAANNGDLFLDEIEALTLACQVKLLRFLETNEIRRVGSKDSSQINVRVIAATNQNLEKLVKEGKFREDLLWRISGKKIMLPPLRERKEDIPELAKFLLEQQKPRYNKTLSEDALALLKTHSWPGNIRELRRVIEQACLSSPLPFIRAEDFSSFLSRQSPISANQPEGTPNYSLGLNKLVEDYEKIIIEKCLSQEKDIDKVAEVLSISRSGLYKKIKDYNIDTKGI; translated from the coding sequence ATGAGTAAAACGTGGAAGGTTTTATTGGTGGATGACGATCCTTTGATCTCAGATTCACTTCAAATGATTTTGCCAGACACCTGGAATCTCACCACATGCCAGACTATTGAACATATACCGCAAGAGAACTTCCAAGCAGCATTCGTAGACATGCACTTGACCGGCCATGGACGCGCTCCAGAGGGTCTAGATGTTATTAAGAGTCTTTCTCAAAAACATCCTCATCTAGAAATCATAGCAATTTCTGGAGATCTTAATCGCAAGCTTATGGAACAATGTCTAAAAGTCGGCGCAACAAGATTTCTGGCAAAACCTTTTAGCAAAGAAGAAATCAAAGCCGTACTCGATAAAATCGAAGCTCTGCACCTCCTTCATCAAGTGGCTTTTAGACAAACAAAGAAAAAATATTGGTTAGGAACAAGCACCTCTGCCCAAAACTTAAAAAAGCAAGTAGCTCATCTGCGTGGTGAACCTGGCCCAATTCTTATTGAAGGAGAATCGGGTACCGGAAAAGAAATTACAGTCCAAATGATTGCCGATCAAGATTCAGGACGCCCTTTTGTCGCCGTAAACATTGCGGCCATTTCAGAAACATTATTTGAATCTGAGCTTTTCGGTCATGTGAAGGGCTCCTTTACAGGTGCTGATCAAAATAAAATGGGCTTGGCCGAGGCCGCAAATAATGGAGATCTTTTTTTAGATGAAATCGAAGCACTCACCCTCGCTTGCCAAGTTAAACTTTTAAGATTTTTAGAAACAAATGAAATTCGTAGAGTCGGATCTAAGGATTCTTCGCAAATCAACGTTCGAGTGATTGCAGCCACCAATCAAAATTTAGAAAAATTGGTCAAAGAAGGGAAGTTTAGAGAAGATTTATTGTGGAGAATCAGCGGCAAAAAAATCATGCTTCCTCCACTTCGTGAAAGAAAAGAAGATATTCCTGAGCTTGCAAAATTTTTGCTCGAGCAACAAAAACCCCGCTACAATAAAACTCTTTCCGAAGATGCGCTTGCGTTATTAAAAACGCATTCGTGGCCCGGAAATATACGAGAATTAAGAAGAGTGATTGAGCAAGCATGCTTGTCTTCTCCCCTACCCTTTATTCGGGCAGAAGATTTTTCAAGCTTCTTATCAAGACAAAGTCCAATTTCCGCAAATCAACCAGAGGGAACTCCAAACTATTCCTTGGGATTAAATAAATTGGTAGAGGACTATGAAAAAATAATAATCGAAAAATGCCTCTCTCAAGAAAAAGATATAGACAAGGTTGCGGAAGTTTTGAGTATATCTAGGTCTGGGCTCTATAAGAAAATAAAAGATTACAATATCGATACAAAAGGCATATAG
- a CDS encoding response regulator transcription factor has protein sequence MARILLIDDDNDILKMGQKLLAKNNHEVIPCTNGMQALDYLEKFSFDMVISDANMPQMSGFEVLLKIRNHPQWKNMTVALLTGRKTKGDVQRALRLGVDDYIVKPIDPIIFLEKIESLLQKKEPNKWPQVDLGMINDYGNAKIDMTIKIISVSELGLTLQSPVCPQEGDVFQVTGSLFKDLNIEAPFVKVISVQGAQGKLNEWIIKTHFFGAKDNFLQQIRSWMYQTLLRKAA, from the coding sequence ATGGCAAGAATACTTTTAATAGATGACGATAACGACATCTTAAAAATGGGTCAAAAACTTTTGGCTAAAAATAATCATGAAGTCATTCCGTGCACAAATGGAATGCAGGCCCTCGATTATTTAGAAAAATTTTCTTTCGATATGGTGATCTCTGATGCAAACATGCCGCAGATGTCGGGCTTCGAAGTTTTACTTAAAATCAGAAATCATCCTCAATGGAAAAATATGACAGTTGCTCTTCTCACCGGCCGCAAAACAAAAGGCGACGTGCAAAGAGCATTAAGACTTGGTGTTGATGACTACATTGTAAAACCTATCGATCCAATTATCTTTCTCGAAAAAATTGAATCACTTTTGCAAAAGAAAGAACCAAACAAGTGGCCGCAAGTTGATCTGGGTATGATCAATGATTATGGAAATGCAAAAATCGATATGACAATCAAAATTATTTCTGTATCTGAGTTGGGCCTGACTCTTCAAAGTCCTGTTTGCCCACAAGAAGGAGATGTCTTCCAGGTGACCGGAAGTTTATTTAAAGATCTTAACATTGAAGCTCCTTTCGTAAAAGTTATCTCTGTGCAGGGAGCTCAAGGTAAATTGAACGAATGGATTATTAAAACTCACTTCTTTGGAGCGAAGGACAACTTTCTCCAACAGATCAGGTCGTGGATGTATCAAACTTTACTGAGAAAGGCTGCTTAA
- a CDS encoding FAD-binding oxidoreductase, whose amino-acid sequence MDILKELPFLKANQVATDAENLLEYGRDWTRYYTPNPKAILFPSTTEEVQKIVQWARKNKIAIVPSGGRTGLSGAAVAKNGEVVLSLQRMNKILDFNEIDQTLTCEAGCLTEEAQDYATSKGAHFPVDFAARGSSQIGGNVATNVGGLNVVRYGLMREWVSGLTVVTGAGEILKLNNGLVKNNTGYDLRHLFIGSEGTLGIITEVVLRVTTPPKETSVVIVGLEDHQFVSKVYQKFRNAMSLTAFEMFTQDAVQYVLKSHPELSPPLGQKFPIYLLIEAETDSEEKMQKLLTCFEEGVEAGFIQDGVISQSEQQAENFWKYRDYISESLSPHTPYKNDISVKISDVTTFVKETDDLLKKEYPQFKVVWFGHIGDGNLHVNILKPSELSMDEFVKGCQKVDQLLFKNLKKFGGSVSAEHGVGLSKKPFLHFTKSEAEIEIMKQIKKVFDPDLILNPGKIFDI is encoded by the coding sequence ATGGATATTTTAAAGGAACTTCCGTTTTTAAAAGCAAATCAGGTAGCCACAGATGCTGAAAATCTTCTTGAATATGGAAGGGATTGGACGAGGTATTACACTCCAAATCCCAAGGCGATTCTATTTCCGAGTACTACTGAAGAAGTGCAAAAAATTGTTCAGTGGGCTAGAAAAAATAAAATTGCAATTGTTCCATCGGGTGGAAGAACTGGCCTGAGCGGTGCGGCTGTTGCTAAAAATGGTGAAGTGGTTTTATCTCTTCAAAGAATGAATAAAATTTTAGATTTCAATGAGATCGATCAAACGCTGACTTGCGAGGCGGGTTGCTTGACTGAGGAAGCGCAAGATTATGCCACTTCCAAGGGCGCCCATTTTCCGGTGGATTTTGCGGCTCGTGGATCCAGTCAAATTGGTGGCAACGTTGCTACGAATGTCGGTGGGCTCAACGTGGTTCGTTACGGCCTTATGAGAGAATGGGTTTCTGGCCTCACTGTTGTCACAGGAGCGGGAGAGATTTTAAAATTAAACAATGGTCTGGTAAAAAATAATACAGGTTATGATTTAAGACATCTCTTTATTGGCAGTGAAGGAACTTTGGGGATTATTACGGAAGTGGTTTTAAGAGTGACTACACCGCCAAAAGAAACATCAGTGGTGATTGTGGGTCTTGAAGATCATCAATTTGTATCTAAAGTTTATCAGAAATTTAGAAATGCGATGAGTTTAACGGCCTTTGAAATGTTCACACAAGACGCTGTACAGTACGTTTTAAAATCTCATCCGGAACTGAGTCCGCCACTCGGGCAAAAGTTTCCGATCTATCTTTTGATTGAAGCAGAAACGGACTCAGAAGAAAAAATGCAAAAATTATTAACGTGTTTTGAAGAGGGCGTTGAAGCGGGCTTTATCCAAGACGGTGTTATCAGCCAAAGTGAGCAACAAGCAGAAAATTTTTGGAAGTACAGAGATTATATTTCTGAGAGTTTGTCTCCGCACACTCCATATAAGAATGATATTTCGGTTAAAATTTCTGATGTGACGACATTCGTAAAAGAAACGGATGATTTGCTTAAAAAAGAATATCCGCAGTTCAAGGTTGTTTGGTTTGGTCATATCGGCGACGGAAACTTACATGTGAATATTTTGAAACCATCAGAATTGTCTATGGATGAATTTGTAAAAGGCTGCCAAAAGGTAGATCAGCTTTTATTTAAAAACCTTAAGAAATTTGGTGGGTCTGTCTCCGCAGAGCATGGAGTGGGTTTGAGTAAAAAACCTTTTTTGCATTTTACAAAATCTGAAGCGGAGATTGAAATCATGAAGCAAATCAAAAAAGTTTTTGATCCAGATCTTATTTTGAATCCAGGAAAAATATTTGATATTTAA